A DNA window from Pseudomonas sp. B21-056 contains the following coding sequences:
- a CDS encoding DMT family transporter, whose product MLIWAMLIASSFFAAAQVSHSIDPILLTGLRLLFSALMFLPLLLLNNTSPVSTKGLLAHAVLGLLLATYFGSLFEALRYTSAVNTATLYTLVPLMTLFFEVFLLPSPSLKARLLPMLVAAVGAVLLTLKGSTPGQVPGLYPVLVFGAGCLAMALYSPLSQRFKAGVLKGRDPVAMTFWNMLFGSLFLLLFCLFSGGWRSGLHLSAPDIGWLVYLALFGTLATFWLLHRAIGVIAPSTVISYVYLNTLFVTLLHWFWLRQQPMMVEIIGAALVGVGMLALVISSRNARTVTA is encoded by the coding sequence ATGCTGATCTGGGCGATGCTGATCGCCTCTTCGTTTTTTGCCGCGGCACAGGTCAGCCACTCGATCGATCCGATCCTGCTCACCGGTCTGCGGCTGCTGTTTTCGGCACTGATGTTCCTGCCGCTACTGCTGCTGAACAACACCTCGCCGGTTTCAACCAAAGGCCTGCTGGCCCACGCCGTGCTCGGCCTGTTGCTGGCAACCTACTTCGGCTCGTTGTTCGAGGCGTTGCGCTACACCTCGGCGGTCAACACCGCGACGCTGTATACGCTGGTGCCGCTGATGACGTTGTTTTTCGAGGTGTTCCTGCTGCCCAGTCCGAGCCTCAAGGCCCGCCTGCTGCCCATGCTGGTGGCGGCGGTCGGTGCCGTGCTGCTGACACTCAAGGGATCGACGCCCGGACAGGTGCCAGGGCTCTATCCGGTACTGGTCTTCGGTGCCGGCTGCCTGGCGATGGCCTTGTATTCGCCCCTCAGTCAACGCTTCAAAGCCGGGGTGCTGAAAGGCCGTGATCCAGTGGCGATGACGTTCTGGAACATGCTGTTCGGCTCGCTGTTTCTCTTGCTGTTCTGCCTGTTCAGCGGCGGCTGGCGCAGCGGCCTGCACCTGTCGGCGCCGGATATCGGCTGGCTGGTGTACCTGGCCTTGTTCGGCACCCTCGCCACGTTCTGGCTGTTGCACCGGGCAATCGGGGTGATCGCACCGTCCACAGTGATTTCCTACGTGTACCTCAACACGCTGTTCGTGACGCTGCTTCATTGGTTCTGGCTCAGGCAGCAACCGATGATGGTCGAGATCATCGGCGCTGCGCTGGTGGGTGTCGGCATGCTGGCCCTGGTGATCAGCAGCCGTAACGCCAGAACCGTTACGGCTTGA
- a CDS encoding amidase has protein sequence MFNPDTLTLREMAGLLRRGVLTSVTLLEFYLQRIAERNRQINALIQLAPVEDLRRQAREADEMARIGQISGPLHGIPITIKDVLHVQGFRMSRGLEELLGDVSQHDATAVARLRQAGAIILGISNVPELCMAFETENLIYGRTLNPHDLQRSAGGSSGGEAAAIAAGCSPAGLASDACGSVRIPAHFNGICGLKLTQGRVPLTGQFPNDRSGLFHMTSAFGVMGRYVDDLALLGPLISGADGQDPDTVDVPFVESEPLASLRVALFSASDRTPVSAAVSQVLQQVEQCLGSVVAQVSPVAPPMLEEACDVLWRVFITGADAGRGWRKLFESMNKRRFTPAIAQLLDMSEAVELTVDEVKRDWIAIDTFRYQLAKFFKQHDLFICPVFPDVAFRHGESLEDRNRYAFVFPFSLSGSPAVVIRAGTDPATGMPIGIQIVGPHWQEERLLAVAAFLERELERWSPVTPRPASSY, from the coding sequence CTGTTCAACCCCGATACCCTGACCCTGCGGGAAATGGCCGGTCTGTTGCGACGTGGCGTGCTGACCAGCGTCACGTTGCTGGAGTTCTACCTGCAGCGCATCGCCGAGCGTAACCGGCAGATCAACGCACTGATCCAACTGGCGCCCGTGGAAGACCTGCGACGCCAGGCCCGCGAAGCTGACGAGATGGCGCGCATCGGCCAGATCAGTGGCCCGCTGCACGGTATTCCCATCACTATCAAGGACGTCCTCCACGTGCAGGGATTCAGGATGTCCCGGGGGCTGGAGGAGTTGCTGGGCGACGTCAGCCAGCACGACGCGACGGCCGTCGCCCGGCTTCGGCAGGCCGGTGCGATTATCCTGGGCATCAGCAATGTGCCCGAGTTGTGCATGGCCTTCGAGACCGAGAACCTGATCTATGGCCGCACCCTCAATCCCCATGACCTGCAACGTTCCGCCGGCGGCAGCAGTGGGGGTGAAGCGGCTGCGATTGCCGCCGGATGCTCGCCCGCCGGGCTGGCCTCCGACGCCTGTGGCAGTGTGCGGATACCGGCGCATTTCAACGGCATCTGCGGCTTGAAACTGACCCAGGGCCGGGTGCCGTTGACCGGTCAGTTTCCCAACGACCGCTCCGGGTTGTTCCACATGACCTCGGCTTTTGGCGTGATGGGGCGCTATGTCGATGACCTGGCGCTGCTGGGGCCGTTGATCAGCGGTGCCGACGGACAGGATCCGGACACCGTCGATGTGCCGTTTGTCGAAAGCGAGCCGTTGGCCAGCCTGCGGGTCGCACTGTTTTCGGCGTCGGACCGCACGCCTGTCAGCGCGGCGGTGAGCCAGGTGTTGCAGCAGGTCGAACAGTGCCTGGGTTCGGTGGTGGCGCAGGTGAGTCCGGTGGCGCCGCCGATGCTCGAGGAGGCCTGCGATGTGCTGTGGCGGGTGTTCATCACCGGTGCCGACGCCGGGCGCGGCTGGCGAAAGCTGTTCGAGTCGATGAACAAGCGCCGCTTCACCCCGGCCATCGCCCAGTTGCTGGATATGAGCGAAGCCGTGGAATTGACCGTGGACGAGGTCAAGCGCGACTGGATCGCCATCGACACATTCCGCTATCAGTTGGCGAAGTTCTTCAAGCAACACGACCTGTTCATCTGCCCGGTGTTCCCAGACGTCGCGTTTCGTCATGGCGAGTCCCTGGAGGACCGCAACCGTTATGCCTTTGTGTTCCCGTTCAGTCTCAGCGGCTCACCGGCAGTGGTGATCCGCGCTGGCACCGACCCGGCCACCGGGATGCCCATCGGCATCCAGATCGTCGGGCCTCACTGGCAGGAAGAACGGTTGCTGGCAGTCGCGGCTTTTCTTGAACGGGAGCTGGAGCGCTGGAGCCCGGTTACACCTCGCCCGGCATCGAGCTACTGA
- a CDS encoding cyanate transporter, translating to MENVRTSSIHAVWLMVSVVLVALNLRPSMAAVGPLLSAIRGEVPLSFSTASLLTMLPVMAMGLAMFLGMRIALRIGEHRTIVLSLLIIGIATASRLYLDSAAELIISAVVAGVGIALIQAVMPALIKSRFSDNVSLFMGLYVTSIMGGAALAASFSPFVLTQTGSWRIGLAIWAVLALVALGCWYAQRSAVTPLPDAPSRNKESFFANGRAWLLAIFFGLGTASYTCVLAWLAPYYVERGWSEQHAGLLLGFLTAMEVLSGLVTPAIANRSQDKRLVLAVLLALIIGGFCGLILSPERFTLLWPCLLGLGIGGLFPMSLIVSLDHLDNPRRAGGLTAFVQGIGYLIAGLSPLIAGMIRDQLGSFEWAWWSLTAVMALMILMVLRFNPKQYARHIS from the coding sequence ATGGAAAATGTACGAACTTCAAGCATCCACGCCGTCTGGCTGATGGTCAGTGTGGTGTTGGTGGCGCTGAACCTGCGGCCTTCGATGGCGGCGGTCGGGCCGTTGTTGTCAGCGATTCGCGGCGAGGTGCCGTTGAGTTTCAGCACCGCTTCACTGCTGACCATGCTGCCGGTCATGGCGATGGGCCTGGCGATGTTCCTGGGCATGCGCATTGCGCTGCGCATCGGTGAACACCGCACCATCGTGCTCTCGCTGTTGATCATCGGCATCGCCACGGCGTCGCGCCTGTACCTGGACAGCGCCGCCGAGCTGATTATCAGCGCCGTGGTGGCCGGGGTCGGAATCGCGCTGATTCAGGCGGTGATGCCGGCCTTGATCAAATCGCGATTCAGCGACAACGTCTCGCTGTTCATGGGGCTGTATGTCACCTCGATCATGGGTGGGGCAGCATTGGCGGCGTCGTTCTCACCCTTCGTCCTGACCCAGACGGGCAGCTGGCGTATCGGCCTGGCGATCTGGGCCGTGCTGGCGCTGGTCGCCCTGGGTTGCTGGTATGCCCAGCGCTCGGCCGTCACGCCGCTGCCCGACGCCCCGAGCCGCAACAAGGAGTCGTTCTTCGCCAATGGCCGGGCCTGGCTGCTGGCGATTTTCTTCGGCCTGGGCACTGCGTCCTACACCTGCGTGCTGGCCTGGCTGGCGCCGTACTACGTGGAAAGAGGCTGGAGTGAGCAGCACGCAGGCCTGTTGCTCGGTTTCCTGACGGCAATGGAAGTGTTGTCCGGCCTCGTCACCCCGGCCATTGCCAACCGCAGCCAGGACAAACGCCTGGTGCTGGCCGTGCTGCTGGCACTGATCATCGGCGGTTTCTGCGGCCTGATCCTCAGCCCGGAACGCTTCACCCTGTTGTGGCCTTGCCTGCTTGGGCTGGGCATCGGTGGGCTGTTCCCGATGAGCCTGATCGTGTCCCTCGACCACCTGGACAACCCACGCCGGGCGGGTGGCCTGACGGCATTCGTGCAAGGCATCGGCTACCTGATCGCCGGGCTGTCGCCGTTGATTGCCGGGATGATCCGAGACCAGTTGGGCAGCTTCGAATGGGCCTGGTGGTCGCTCACCGCGGTCATGGCGCTGATGATCCTGATGGTGTTGCGCTTCAATCCCAAGCAGTACGCACGACACATCAGCTAA
- a CDS encoding RDD family protein, whose protein sequence is MPKHLLTPQGDFPPVGLGRRLAAMFYDFLLCTALLIVTSGVYKMIQMGIIGEEKMRALTEAGALDGDPLLSTVLLFVLFGFFAKFWTHNGQTLGMQVWGIRVQNADGTAISLWQALLRFVVSIASWLPVGLGFIWALFDKRKRSWHDIYSDTQLVRVPKKTR, encoded by the coding sequence ATGCCGAAACACCTGCTCACCCCTCAGGGCGACTTCCCCCCCGTCGGCCTGGGTCGCCGCCTGGCGGCGATGTTCTATGACTTCCTGCTGTGCACGGCGTTGCTGATCGTTACCAGCGGCGTCTACAAGATGATCCAGATGGGAATCATCGGCGAAGAGAAAATGCGCGCCCTCACCGAAGCCGGTGCACTGGATGGCGACCCGCTGCTGTCCACCGTGCTGCTGTTCGTGCTGTTCGGTTTCTTCGCCAAGTTCTGGACCCACAACGGCCAGACCCTGGGCATGCAGGTATGGGGCATTCGCGTACAAAACGCCGACGGCACGGCCATCAGCTTGTGGCAGGCGCTGTTGCGGTTCGTGGTGTCGATTGCATCATGGCTGCCGGTAGGGCTGGGCTTTATCTGGGCACTGTTCGACAAGCGCAAGCGCAGCTGGCATGACATCTATTCGGACACGCAGCTGGTGCGGGTTCCCAAGAAGACCCGGTAA
- a CDS encoding cold-shock protein encodes MAERQSGTVKWFNDEKGFGFITPESGPDLFVHFRAIQGNGFKSLKEGQKVTFVAVQGQKGMQADEVQAES; translated from the coding sequence ATGGCTGAGCGTCAGAGCGGTACCGTCAAGTGGTTCAACGACGAAAAGGGTTTTGGTTTTATCACTCCTGAAAGCGGTCCGGATCTGTTCGTACATTTCCGTGCCATCCAGGGCAACGGCTTCAAGAGCCTGAAAGAAGGCCAGAAAGTCACCTTCGTTGCCGTGCAGGGCCAGAAAGGCATGCAGGCTGATGAAGTACAAGCAGAAAGCTGA
- a CDS encoding copper resistance protein B → MLASLSLGAAASASAWAASDDMQGMDHRRMPGMHHSQMQGMEPMQPALTTRRTPIPELTEADRAAVYADHGGHMVHDSAINSFLLIDHLEWQDANQGNALNWDASGWIGGDIDRLWLRTEGERTHGKTEEAELQALWGHAISPWWDVVAGLRQDFQPGAPQTWAALGVQGMALYNFEAQATAFIGEGGQSAARLKADYDILLTNRLILQPTAEANFHGRNDPARGVGSGLTDTEAGLRLRYEIRREIAPYIGLTWHRVYGNTVDYARDEDEDRSEARLVLGVRMWF, encoded by the coding sequence ATGCTTGCCTCCCTCAGCCTCGGTGCCGCCGCTTCGGCTTCGGCCTGGGCCGCGAGCGACGACATGCAAGGAATGGATCACAGGCGGATGCCGGGAATGCACCACAGCCAGATGCAAGGCATGGAACCCATGCAACCGGCCCTGACCACCCGCCGTACGCCCATCCCCGAGCTGACCGAGGCCGACCGCGCCGCCGTCTATGCAGACCACGGCGGCCACATGGTGCACGACAGCGCCATCAACTCATTCCTGCTCATCGATCACCTGGAATGGCAGGACGCCAACCAAGGCAATGCCCTGAACTGGGACGCCTCCGGCTGGATCGGTGGCGACATCGACCGCTTGTGGCTGCGCACCGAAGGCGAGCGCACCCACGGCAAGACCGAAGAAGCCGAACTCCAGGCCTTGTGGGGCCACGCCATCAGCCCCTGGTGGGACGTGGTTGCGGGGCTGCGCCAGGACTTCCAGCCGGGCGCCCCACAAACCTGGGCCGCGCTCGGTGTGCAGGGCATGGCGCTGTACAACTTCGAAGCCCAGGCCACCGCGTTCATCGGCGAAGGCGGCCAAAGCGCAGCGCGGCTGAAAGCTGACTACGACATCCTGCTGACCAATCGCTTGATCCTTCAGCCCACCGCCGAAGCCAACTTCCATGGCCGCAACGATCCCGCCCGAGGTGTCGGCTCGGGACTCACGGACACTGAAGCAGGCCTGCGCCTGCGTTACGAAATCCGCCGTGAAATCGCCCCCTACATCGGCCTCACCTGGCACCGCGTCTATGGCAACACGGTCGACTACGCCCGCGATGAAGATGAGGACCGCAGTGAAGCGCGCCTGGTGCTGGGCGTACGCATGTGGTTCTGA
- a CDS encoding copper resistance system multicopper oxidase, translating into MQTKTSRRTFVKGLAAGGLLSSLGLWRPPVWAVSNPGQPSVLAGSEFDLFIGESPVNFTGHPRTAQTINGGIPGPLLRWREGDTVTLRVHNRLQETTSIHWHGIVLPANMDGVPGLSFKGIEPDGLYVYQFKVRQNGTYWYHSHSGFQEQSGVYGPLVIDAREPEPFAYERDYVVMLTDWTDEDPADVIRTLKKQSDYYNCHKRTVGDFIDDVGKNGWAATVADRRMWAEMKMNPTDLADVSGATYTYLMNGQAPDMNWTGLFKPGERIRLRLINGSSMTYFDVRIPGLKMTVVASDGQHVEPVTVDELRIAVAETYDVIVEPTAEAYTLFAQSLDRSGYARGTLATKAGHSAPVPPLDPRPRLTMDDMGMGGMDHSDMPGMAGMQSHPATENDNPLVDMQAMSVTARLDDPGIGLRHNDRKVLAYADLRSTFPDPDGREPGRTLELHLTGHMEKFAWSFNGVKFSEAAPLLLKYGERLRIVLVNDTMMTHPIHLHGMWSDLEDENGRFMVRKHTIDVPPGTRRSYRVTADALGRWAYHCHLLYHMEMGMFREVRVQE; encoded by the coding sequence ATGCAAACCAAAACCTCTCGGCGGACCTTCGTAAAGGGCCTGGCCGCCGGTGGCCTGCTGAGCAGCCTGGGACTCTGGCGTCCGCCCGTCTGGGCAGTCTCCAATCCGGGCCAACCCAGCGTCCTGGCGGGTAGCGAATTCGACCTGTTCATCGGTGAAAGCCCGGTCAACTTCACCGGCCACCCACGTACTGCCCAGACCATCAACGGTGGTATTCCCGGCCCCCTCCTGCGCTGGCGCGAAGGTGACACCGTGACCTTGCGGGTCCACAACCGGTTGCAGGAAACCACCTCCATTCACTGGCACGGTATTGTGTTGCCGGCCAACATGGATGGCGTGCCGGGGCTGAGCTTCAAGGGCATCGAGCCCGACGGCCTGTACGTCTACCAGTTCAAGGTCCGGCAGAACGGCACCTATTGGTATCACAGCCACTCCGGCTTCCAGGAGCAATCCGGGGTCTATGGTCCGTTGGTGATCGATGCCCGTGAACCCGAGCCCTTCGCCTACGAACGGGACTACGTGGTGATGCTCACCGACTGGACCGACGAAGACCCCGCCGACGTCATCCGCACACTCAAGAAACAGTCGGATTACTACAACTGCCACAAACGCACCGTCGGCGACTTCATCGACGATGTCGGCAAGAACGGCTGGGCCGCCACCGTGGCCGATCGCAGAATGTGGGCTGAAATGAAGATGAACCCCACTGACCTGGCGGACGTCAGTGGGGCTACCTACACCTATTTGATGAACGGCCAGGCACCGGATATGAACTGGACAGGCCTGTTCAAGCCGGGTGAGCGAATTCGCCTGCGCTTGATCAACGGCTCGTCCATGACCTATTTCGATGTACGCATTCCCGGCCTGAAAATGACCGTGGTGGCGTCCGATGGCCAGCATGTCGAGCCGGTGACGGTCGATGAGTTGCGAATCGCCGTGGCCGAAACCTACGACGTCATCGTCGAGCCTACTGCTGAGGCCTACACCCTCTTCGCCCAATCCCTGGACCGCAGCGGATACGCCCGTGGCACGCTCGCGACCAAGGCCGGACATTCAGCACCGGTGCCACCGCTGGATCCGCGACCGCGGCTCACCATGGACGACATGGGCATGGGCGGGATGGACCACAGCGACATGCCAGGCATGGCCGGCATGCAATCGCACCCCGCCACCGAGAACGACAATCCGCTGGTGGACATGCAGGCCATGAGCGTCACTGCCAGGCTCGACGACCCAGGGATCGGGCTGCGCCATAACGACCGCAAGGTGCTGGCTTATGCCGATCTGCGCAGCACCTTCCCCGATCCCGACGGTCGCGAACCGGGCCGTACCCTCGAGTTGCACCTGACCGGCCATATGGAGAAATTCGCCTGGTCATTCAATGGCGTGAAGTTCTCCGAGGCCGCGCCGCTGCTGCTCAAGTACGGCGAGCGCCTGCGCATCGTACTGGTCAACGACACCATGATGACCCACCCGATTCACCTGCATGGCATGTGGAGCGACCTGGAGGACGAGAACGGCCGGTTCATGGTGCGCAAACACACCATCGATGTGCCGCCGGGTACCCGGCGCAGCTACCGGGTGACCGCCGATGCGCTCGGGCGCTGGGCTTACCACTGTCATCTGCTCTATCACATGGAGATGGGGATGTTCCGTGAAGTTCGGGTGCAGGAATGA
- the nadA gene encoding quinolinate synthase NadA has protein sequence MTQISERLLVQAHLDAKQPKPLSAEQEAWYRAAIAAELKAQDAVLVAHFYCDPIIQALAEETGGCVSDSLEMARFGNAHPAKTVVVAGVRFMGETAKILNPEKRVLMPTLEATCSLDLGCPVDEFSAFCDQHPERTVVVYANTSAAVKARADWVVTSSCALEIVESLMDNGETIIWGPDKHLGTYIQRKTGADMLLWDGACIVHEEFKSKQLEDMKALYPDAAILVHPESPTSVIELADAVGSTSQLIAAAQSLPNKTLIVATDRGIFYKMQQLCPDKVFIEAPTAGNGAACRSCAHCPWMAMNTLERTLKSLQEGTNEIFVDPALIPQAIRPLKRMLDFTQAARMKLAGNA, from the coding sequence ATGACGCAAATTTCCGAACGCCTTCTGGTCCAGGCTCACCTCGACGCCAAGCAGCCCAAGCCGCTGAGTGCCGAGCAAGAGGCCTGGTACCGCGCCGCCATCGCCGCCGAGCTCAAGGCTCAGGACGCGGTGCTGGTCGCGCACTTCTACTGCGACCCGATCATCCAGGCCCTGGCCGAGGAAACCGGGGGCTGCGTGTCCGACTCCCTGGAAATGGCCCGCTTCGGCAACGCCCATCCGGCCAAGACCGTGGTGGTGGCGGGGGTCAGGTTCATGGGCGAGACCGCCAAGATCCTCAATCCTGAAAAACGCGTGCTGATGCCGACCCTGGAAGCCACCTGCTCCCTGGACCTCGGTTGCCCGGTGGACGAGTTCTCGGCGTTCTGTGACCAGCACCCGGAGCGTACCGTGGTGGTGTATGCCAACACCTCGGCGGCGGTCAAGGCCCGGGCCGACTGGGTGGTGACGTCCAGTTGCGCGCTGGAAATCGTCGAGAGCCTGATGGACAACGGTGAGACGATCATCTGGGGGCCGGACAAGCACCTGGGCACTTATATCCAGCGCAAGACCGGCGCCGACATGTTGCTCTGGGACGGCGCCTGCATCGTCCACGAAGAGTTCAAGTCCAAGCAGTTGGAAGACATGAAGGCCCTGTACCCGGACGCCGCGATCCTGGTGCACCCGGAGTCGCCGACTTCGGTGATCGAACTGGCGGACGCCGTGGGCTCCACCAGCCAACTGATCGCCGCGGCCCAGAGCCTGCCGAACAAGACGCTGATCGTCGCCACCGACCGCGGCATCTTCTACAAGATGCAGCAGCTGTGCCCGGACAAGGTCTTCATCGAAGCCCCTACCGCCGGCAACGGCGCGGCCTGCCGCAGTTGCGCACACTGCCCGTGGATGGCGATGAATACCCTGGAGCGCACCCTCAAGAGCCTGCAGGAAGGTACCAATGAGATCTTCGTCGACCCGGCATTGATCCCCCAGGCCATTCGCCCGCTCAAGCGCATGCTGGACTTCACCCAGGCGGCGCGGATGAAGCTGGCCGGTAACGCCTGA
- a CDS encoding aspartate aminotransferase family protein — protein MSLLRPHEQLLDDCQRHWSASAAKLYRLGKTSVEQQTDGIHVTDHTGKRFIDCACSYGVFIVGHRNPMVREQVQAQLNQMAWVPEGRRHPLQDKLTERLCQLVPGEWGDVQYMVSGAEAVEQSLRYALRIQPHRRGIVVMSGSYHGKTLAAMSILGQQQNHSSYGIAAPDVTHVPYGDFAALQQAVGEGVCAVYVEPILGGAHLQVPPVGYMANLRALCDATGTLLVADEIQTGFGRCGKWFAVQYDDVVPDIMILSKGLTGGYTSFACAMYSQRLATQYPLSEIEPDTRTNGGHPVACASALAAIDYIEQNNLVEQSRINGGLLRHGLQRLALRYPHIVEDVPGVGLMTGLRLRGSVYEALMSMELSKRGIHAGHSMNEKAERPVLRFYPPLNISSDALRHVLTMIEEALEAINRRPALAVKAFSLVVRNMYQLPNKWLRAKEAS, from the coding sequence ATGTCCTTACTCAGGCCGCATGAACAACTGCTGGATGATTGCCAGCGGCACTGGAGCGCATCGGCGGCCAAGCTTTATCGCCTGGGCAAGACCAGCGTCGAGCAACAGACCGATGGCATCCACGTCACCGACCACACCGGCAAGCGCTTCATCGACTGCGCGTGCAGCTACGGCGTGTTCATCGTCGGCCATCGCAACCCGATGGTCCGCGAGCAGGTGCAGGCACAGTTGAACCAGATGGCCTGGGTGCCGGAAGGCCGGCGGCATCCGCTCCAGGACAAGTTGACCGAGCGCCTGTGCCAGCTGGTGCCGGGGGAGTGGGGCGACGTGCAGTACATGGTCTCGGGGGCCGAGGCCGTCGAGCAGAGCCTGCGCTATGCATTGCGCATCCAGCCGCACCGTCGCGGGATCGTGGTGATGAGCGGCTCCTACCACGGCAAGACCCTGGCGGCGATGAGCATCCTGGGCCAGCAACAGAACCACAGCAGCTATGGCATCGCCGCGCCCGACGTGACCCATGTGCCCTACGGCGATTTCGCCGCCCTGCAACAGGCCGTGGGTGAAGGCGTATGCGCGGTGTATGTCGAACCGATCCTGGGCGGCGCGCATCTGCAAGTGCCGCCGGTGGGTTACATGGCCAACCTGCGGGCCTTGTGCGACGCCACCGGCACCCTGTTGGTGGCGGATGAAATCCAGACCGGTTTCGGTCGCTGCGGCAAATGGTTCGCGGTGCAATATGACGACGTGGTGCCCGACATCATGATCCTCTCCAAGGGCCTGACCGGCGGTTACACCTCGTTCGCCTGCGCCATGTACAGCCAGCGCCTGGCGACCCAGTACCCGCTCAGTGAAATCGAGCCGGACACGCGCACCAATGGCGGGCACCCGGTGGCGTGTGCCTCGGCGCTCGCGGCCATCGATTACATCGAGCAGAACAACCTGGTGGAGCAGTCGCGGATCAACGGTGGCTTGCTGCGCCATGGCCTGCAACGCTTGGCGCTGCGCTATCCGCACATCGTCGAGGACGTGCCGGGGGTGGGCCTGATGACGGGGTTGCGCTTGCGCGGTTCGGTTTATGAAGCCCTGATGAGCATGGAACTGAGCAAGCGCGGCATTCATGCCGGGCATTCGATGAATGAAAAGGCCGAGCGCCCGGTGCTGCGTTTCTATCCGCCGCTGAACATCTCGTCCGATGCGTTGCGCCATGTCCTGACAATGATCGAAGAGGCCCTCGAAGCCATCAACCGGCGTCCGGCCCTGGCGGTCAAGGCGTTCTCCCTGGTGGTGCGCAACATGTACCAGTTGCCCAACAAGTGGTTGCGCGCCAAGGAGGCCTCGTGA
- a CDS encoding aminotransferase class III-fold pyridoxal phosphate-dependent enzyme: protein MKNDNYIIGGQYETYLDGDGRQIIDLTGGFGFQVPEVIEAVTRQAQIMGLSNRVLMSEPLIALCRRLAELLPEPLVSSYVCSSGDEAFEGALKLCKGLKPKGNTIVFIQGGDYGSLTYGRCLNAAQGDLGVQHFLGFKRVAIRQLADLDTVDWNDCFAVCHSSTRVDANGRLQLLEPALVERLHARATQAAAPVIAVDTQTCLGSLGSLFGFQRYRSVPDIVVLGGALGGSAIPIGTYTCSERMAWQVYGRSSPAKHGSTTAGNPMACVAALAALDYVQAHDAPRQCLENGQRLAQTLASFGAVAEGGWVSLPLADDLQPSVLCEALYQQGVYVSAPRGRELILRCPITARPEHIQRAANIIKETLSHVLTQAA from the coding sequence ATGAAGAACGATAACTACATTATTGGCGGGCAGTACGAGACGTACCTCGACGGCGATGGTCGGCAGATCATTGACCTGACCGGCGGGTTCGGCTTCCAGGTGCCGGAGGTGATCGAGGCGGTCACCCGGCAGGCGCAGATCATGGGCCTGTCCAACCGGGTGCTGATGTCTGAACCGCTGATTGCCTTGTGCCGCCGCCTGGCCGAGCTGCTGCCTGAGCCGCTGGTCAGCTCCTATGTGTGCAGCTCCGGCGACGAAGCGTTCGAGGGCGCCTTGAAGTTGTGCAAGGGGCTCAAGCCAAAGGGCAACACCATCGTGTTTATCCAGGGCGGTGATTACGGCTCGCTGACCTATGGACGTTGCCTCAACGCCGCGCAAGGCGACCTGGGCGTGCAACATTTCCTGGGCTTCAAGCGCGTGGCGATTCGTCAGCTCGCGGACCTGGATACGGTGGACTGGAACGACTGCTTTGCGGTCTGCCACAGCAGCACCCGCGTTGATGCCAATGGTCGGCTGCAATTGCTCGAACCGGCTCTGGTCGAGCGCTTGCACGCCCGTGCGACGCAGGCCGCGGCGCCGGTGATCGCGGTGGATACCCAGACCTGTCTCGGCAGCCTGGGCTCGCTGTTCGGTTTCCAGCGTTATCGCAGTGTCCCGGACATTGTCGTGCTCGGCGGGGCGCTGGGGGGCAGTGCGATTCCCATCGGCACTTATACCTGCAGCGAGCGCATGGCCTGGCAGGTTTATGGTCGCAGCAGTCCGGCCAAGCATGGCAGCACCACCGCCGGCAATCCGATGGCCTGCGTGGCGGCCCTGGCCGCGCTGGATTATGTGCAGGCCCATGATGCACCCCGGCAATGCCTGGAAAACGGTCAGCGCCTGGCACAAACCCTGGCCTCGTTCGGCGCCGTGGCCGAGGGCGGCTGGGTCAGCCTGCCACTGGCCGATGACCTGCAGCCGAGCGTGTTGTGCGAGGCGCTTTACCAGCAAGGCGTCTATGTCAGTGCGCCCCGTGGCCGCGAGTTGATCCTGCGCTGCCCGATCACCGCACGCCCGGAACACATTCAACGTGCCGCAAACATCATCAAGGAGACCTTAAGCCATGTCCTTACTCAGGCCGCATGA